A genomic segment from uncultured Desulfuromonas sp. encodes:
- a CDS encoding TIGR01212 family radical SAM protein (This family includes YhcC from E. coli K-12, an uncharacterized radical SAM protein.), with protein sequence MLKAYRVYSQYLKQRFGGRVHKISIDAGFSCPNRGLDRLSPGCLFCEPNGSGSFGIARRLSVAEQVEHGKEIMVRKYKAKYFMGYFQPFSNTYAPVEQLRAFYDEALSVSGVVGLAVGTRPDCLDDKVLDLLEEYHRRTYFWLEVGVQSCHDKTLNFLRRGHDYACFLDAYHRAQQRGLKLCVHVILGLPGETHEDMLATADEMARLKVEGIKVHLLHVLKDTELGQLYQQGAFTLFDQQSYVKTVVDFIERLHPQTMIQRLTGDGPRDILLAPRWSLKKWEVLNAIDEEFERRGSRQGSACRFV encoded by the coding sequence ATGCTCAAAGCCTATCGTGTTTATTCTCAATATCTCAAGCAGCGTTTCGGAGGTCGGGTTCACAAAATCTCCATAGATGCTGGCTTTTCCTGCCCTAATCGTGGTCTTGATCGGTTATCTCCAGGGTGTTTGTTTTGCGAACCGAATGGTTCCGGGTCGTTCGGCATTGCCCGCCGTCTCAGTGTTGCCGAACAGGTTGAACACGGTAAGGAGATCATGGTCCGCAAATATAAGGCGAAATATTTCATGGGCTATTTTCAGCCCTTTTCAAATACCTATGCCCCGGTAGAGCAGTTGCGCGCGTTTTATGATGAGGCGTTATCCGTTTCCGGTGTGGTTGGTCTGGCTGTCGGCACTCGACCGGATTGCCTGGATGATAAGGTTTTGGATTTGCTTGAAGAGTACCATCGGCGGACCTATTTCTGGCTCGAAGTCGGCGTGCAAAGCTGTCATGACAAAACCCTGAATTTTTTGCGCCGTGGCCATGATTATGCCTGCTTTCTCGATGCGTATCACCGGGCACAGCAACGTGGTTTGAAACTCTGTGTCCATGTGATTCTCGGATTGCCCGGTGAAACCCATGAGGACATGCTGGCAACAGCCGACGAAATGGCGCGCCTCAAGGTCGAAGGGATCAAGGTCCATCTCCTCCATGTGCTTAAAGATACCGAATTGGGACAGTTATACCAGCAGGGGGCGTTTACCCTCTTTGATCAGCAAAGTTATGTGAAAACCGTCGTTGATTTTATTGAACGCCTGCATCCGCAAACCATGATACAGCGGCTCACTGGAGACGGTCCGCGAGATATTTTACTCGCTCCGCGTTGGTCGTTAAAAAAATGGGAAGTGCTCAATGCGATTGATGAAGAATTTGAGCGGCGTGGCAGTCGCCAGGGAAGCGCCTGCCGTTTCGTTTAA
- a CDS encoding HNH endonuclease, with product MTLYLDVPEEQLRKERAKARELRKTGWWKNRIAEGRCYYCGEPFDPKELTLDHVVPLVRGGKSTKGNCVAACKECNSKKKDLLPSEWEEYLQTLSHKDHE from the coding sequence ATGACCCTATATCTGGATGTCCCTGAAGAGCAGTTGCGTAAAGAGCGGGCCAAAGCACGCGAGTTGCGTAAAACCGGCTGGTGGAAGAACCGTATCGCAGAAGGCCGTTGCTATTATTGTGGTGAACCGTTTGATCCCAAGGAGCTGACACTGGATCATGTCGTTCCTCTGGTGCGTGGTGGCAAGAGCACCAAGGGGAACTGCGTTGCGGCATGTAAAGAGTGTAACTCCAAGAAGAAAGATTTGCTGCCCAGTGAATGGGAAGAGTATCTGCAGACATTAAGCCATAAAGACCATGAGTAA